In a genomic window of Chaetodon auriga isolate fChaAug3 chromosome 1, fChaAug3.hap1, whole genome shotgun sequence:
- the LOC143324831 gene encoding dynein regulatory complex subunit 4-like, translating to MPPKSKGTNKKPAKARTPTLIDGLTKEEMSKDQLEEHIVRLREELDREREERNYFQLERDKIHTFWGITDRQLEEVKAEQKNLDKDIEEDEGRHQVEIKVYKQKMKHLLCEHQNTISELKAGGLVSTEAVQKEQEQLESELHKEMRAIMVDIQELDNENLVKELELKHDEDMTKTRNSLEKQLAEIKAKYEKKMELLPQELDNIRKNETREAEDQWNSHIAALIEDHNKAFSDANALNNCIQQDLDEIDSLKRQIKDSKVKQKENEKDLVPVLQENKRLAELLSKAEEENAEHEKKMNYRMKKDVSEKVKIKELSDLKWDHEALEQKFSKLQLERDELYKTFTQNIQNAQHKADMRSALLERKLKALTDSLEKTRAQLCAVLSASNMDQTALGGLTNKVEENLDSFNNSIKNLKIKKCQISQARKDLLLTYGAKQRALGVPVEELCVKPFESSLTGKSLEKHLDLGLPRNEKQ from the exons ATG CCACCCAAAAGCAAAGGCACAAACAAAAAGCCTGCAAAGGCAAGGACGCCCACACTGATCGATGGCCTTACCAAGGAGGAGATGTCCAAGGACCAG ttggAAGAACACATTGTGCGcctcagagaggagctggatagagagagggaggagagaaactACTTTCAGCTGGAGAGGGACAAGATCCACACTTTTTGGGgaatcacagacagacagctagAGGAGGTGAAGGCTGAACAAAAAAACTTAGATAAGGACATAGAAGAGGATGAGGGGCGTCATCAAGTAGAGATCAAG GTGTATAAGCAGAAGATGAAGCACCTCCTGTGTGAACACCAGAACACGATCTCTGAGTTGAAAGCAGGTGGTTTAGTCTCCACTGAGGCCGTGCAGAAGGAGCAAGAACAATTAGAGTCTGAGCTTCATAAGGAAATGAGGGCCATCATGGTGGACATACAGGAACTTGATAATGAAAACCTAGTCAAGGAGCTTGAACTG AAACATGACGAAGACATGACTAAAACAAGGAACAGCTTGGAGAAGCAGCTCGCCG AAATTAAAGCCAAGTATGAGAAAAAGATGGAGTTGCTGCCACAAGAGCTTGACAACATTAGGAAAAATGAGACGAGAGAGGCAGAGGATCAGTGGAACAGCCACATCGCTGCTCTTATAGAAGACCACAACAAAGCTTTCAGTGATGCTAATGCGCTCAATAATTGCATACAACAGGATCTGGATGAGATTGATTCACTCAAG aGACAAATTAAAGACAGTAAGGTGAAACAGAAGGAGAATGAAAAGGACCTGGTCCCTGTTTTGCAGGAAAACAAACGTCTCGCAGAGCTTCTCtcaaaagcagaggaggaaaacgctgaacatgagaaaaaaatgaactaCCGAATGAAAAAG GATGTGAGTGAAAAGGTCAAGATAAAGGAGCTAAGTGATCTGAAATGGGATCATGAGGCACTGGAACAGAAATTCAGTAAG CTTCAGCTGGAAAGGGATGAGCTGTACAAGACTTTCACTCAGAATATTCAGAATGCGCAACATAAAGCGGACATGAGGAGCGCGCTGCTGGAAAGGAAGCTGAAAGCTCTGACCGACAGTCTGGAGAAGACTCGGgctcagctctgtgctgtgctcTCTGCCTCAAACATGGACCAAACGGCTCTTGGTGGGCTCACAAACAAAGTTGAG gAAAATCTTGACTCCTTTAATAATTCCATCAAGAACTTGAAGataaaaaaatgtcagatttccCAG GCCCGCAAGGATTTGCTGCTGACCTATGGAGCAAAGCAAAGGGCTCTTGGTGTCCCTGTGGAGGAGCTTTGTGTAAAGCCCTTTGAGAGCAGTCTCACTGGaaaaagtctggaaaaacaCTTGGATCTTGGGTTACCCCGGAATGAGAAGCAATGA
- the LOC143318849 gene encoding transcription factor E2F5-like isoform X1, which yields MNQHPRKKTKYNVRGTFRFQKTVGGSNEHCCVPLCAGSSRYNSELSFHCFPKDTELRVQWLQKINRTGFSVTQHTKVCSRHFENAQIRMTPKGRRVLVANAVPTLFEWNSYTATKTRAGVWDRRPRLTSSPETGPGETELIVEPDAAELMVPMLVDHDYGASRTVCVDREQYEQMREEVESLRQQLETQHLQSSFGLQRFASSPEDIRYYTRMDPGGRQHCSEGATAVPDPNPKHQRSLRSLNVLATRFVRLLQEAEDGVLDLKEAVRVLAVGQKRRIYDITNVLEGIGLIAKMSKNTVKWKGTLPGENAHELTNRLMELKSELEDLEEKEHMLDQQKFWVEQSIRNTTEDCSNLTYVNHEDICNCFSGHTLLAVRAPSGTQLDVPIPKAVQNRPAKYQIHLKSINGPIDVLLLNKHSASTVPVVLPVPPPEDILRSARSAMSASAESSVAACQASADTKHSAAPRRITPEDMRYLQSLSSINAEPNRTDASGLRDVSKELEEILQPTKEIMNADLITELLASEVFSPLLRLSPPPSEQEYIYNLDESEGLCDLFDIPVLNV from the exons atgaatcaacatccacgaaagaagacgaagtataatgtgagagggacttttaggttccagaagacggtgggtggctctaatgagcactgttgtgtgccactttgtgccggctcaagtcgctataacagcgagcttagcttccactgcttcccgaaggacaccgaacttcgtgtacagtggctgcagaaaataaacaggacgggattttcggtaactcagcatacgaaggtatgcagccgacattttgaaaatgcccaaattcgaatgacccccaaaggtagacgggttttagtagcaaacgcagtgccaacactgtttgaatggaacagttacacagcaaccaagacaagagccggtgtttgggatcgccgccctcgactgacatcaagcccagaaacaggCCCGGGAGAGACTGAGTTGATTGTTGAACctgatgctgctgaactcaTGGTCCCAATGCTGGTGGACCACGACTACGGGGCCAGTCGCACTGTGTGTGTCGACCGGGAGCAGTATGAGCAAATGCGTGAGGAAGTCGAGTCGCTAAGACAACAACTCGAAACACAACATCTGCAGAGCTCATTTGGACTCCAGCGGTTTGCTTCATCACCAGAGGACATCAGATATTACACTAG AATGGATCCTGGAGGTCGCCAACACTGTTCAGAAGGAGCCACCGCCGTGCCAGACCCGAACCCGAAACACCAGAGGAGCCTGAGGAGCCTGAACGTGCTCGCCACGAGGTTTGTCAGGTTGTTGCAAGAAGCTGAAGACGGTGTGCTGGATCTCAAAGAA GCTGTCAGGGTCCTGGCTGTCGGACAGAAAAGGAGAATCTATGACATCACTAATGTGCTGGAGGGCATTGGCCTGATTGcgaaaatgtccaaaaacacagtaaagtggAA GGGCACGCTGCCAGGAGAAAATGCACACGAGTTAACCAACAGACTGATGGAGCTGAAGTCTGAACTGGAGGACTTGGAGGAGAAAGAACATATGTTGGACCAGCAGAAATTCTGGGTTGAACAGAGCATCAGGAACACAACAGAAGACTGCAGCAA TCTGACCTATGTGAATCACGAAGATATCTGCAACTGCTTCAGCG GCCACACTCTCTTAGCAGTCCGAGCACCGTCTGGCACACAGCTAGATGTTCCCATTCCTAAAGCT GTCCAGAACAGGCCAGCCAAGTACCAGATCCACCTGAAAAGCATCAATGGGCCAATAGATGTCCTGCTTCTCAACAAACACTCTGCCAGCACTGTTCCTGTCGTGTTGCCAGTCCCACCGCCTGAAGACATTTTACGCAGTGCCAGATCAGCCATGTCCGCCTCAGCTGAAAGCAGTGTTGCAGCATGTCAGGCTTCAGCTGATACCAAACATAGCGCCGCACCTAGAAGGATAACCCCGGAGGACATGCGGTATCTTCAGTCATTGTCCTCTATAAACGCTGAGCCGAACAGAACTGATGCGTCTGGAT TGCGAGATGTATCAAAAGAACTGGAGGAAATACTCCAGCCCACCAAAG AGATAATGAATGCAGATCTAATCACAGAGCTCCTGGCCTCTGAAG TTTTCTCTCCgctcctccgtctgtctccgCCCCCGTCTGAACAGGAATACATCTATAACCTGGATGAGAGTGAAGGCCTCTGTGACCTCTTTGACATCCCCGTTCTCAATGTTTGA
- the LOC143318849 gene encoding transcription factor E2F4-like isoform X2, with the protein MDPGGRQHCSEGATAVPDPNPKHQRSLRSLNVLATRFVRLLQEAEDGVLDLKEAVRVLAVGQKRRIYDITNVLEGIGLIAKMSKNTVKWKGTLPGENAHELTNRLMELKSELEDLEEKEHMLDQQKFWVEQSIRNTTEDCSNLTYVNHEDICNCFSGHTLLAVRAPSGTQLDVPIPKAVQNRPAKYQIHLKSINGPIDVLLLNKHSASTVPVVLPVPPPEDILRSARSAMSASAESSVAACQASADTKHSAAPRRITPEDMRYLQSLSSINAEPNRTDASGLRDVSKELEEILQPTKEIMNADLITELLASEVFSPLLRLSPPPSEQEYIYNLDESEGLCDLFDIPVLNV; encoded by the exons ATGGATCCTGGAGGTCGCCAACACTGTTCAGAAGGAGCCACCGCCGTGCCAGACCCGAACCCGAAACACCAGAGGAGCCTGAGGAGCCTGAACGTGCTCGCCACGAGGTTTGTCAGGTTGTTGCAAGAAGCTGAAGACGGTGTGCTGGATCTCAAAGAA GCTGTCAGGGTCCTGGCTGTCGGACAGAAAAGGAGAATCTATGACATCACTAATGTGCTGGAGGGCATTGGCCTGATTGcgaaaatgtccaaaaacacagtaaagtggAA GGGCACGCTGCCAGGAGAAAATGCACACGAGTTAACCAACAGACTGATGGAGCTGAAGTCTGAACTGGAGGACTTGGAGGAGAAAGAACATATGTTGGACCAGCAGAAATTCTGGGTTGAACAGAGCATCAGGAACACAACAGAAGACTGCAGCAA TCTGACCTATGTGAATCACGAAGATATCTGCAACTGCTTCAGCG GCCACACTCTCTTAGCAGTCCGAGCACCGTCTGGCACACAGCTAGATGTTCCCATTCCTAAAGCT GTCCAGAACAGGCCAGCCAAGTACCAGATCCACCTGAAAAGCATCAATGGGCCAATAGATGTCCTGCTTCTCAACAAACACTCTGCCAGCACTGTTCCTGTCGTGTTGCCAGTCCCACCGCCTGAAGACATTTTACGCAGTGCCAGATCAGCCATGTCCGCCTCAGCTGAAAGCAGTGTTGCAGCATGTCAGGCTTCAGCTGATACCAAACATAGCGCCGCACCTAGAAGGATAACCCCGGAGGACATGCGGTATCTTCAGTCATTGTCCTCTATAAACGCTGAGCCGAACAGAACTGATGCGTCTGGAT TGCGAGATGTATCAAAAGAACTGGAGGAAATACTCCAGCCCACCAAAG AGATAATGAATGCAGATCTAATCACAGAGCTCCTGGCCTCTGAAG TTTTCTCTCCgctcctccgtctgtctccgCCCCCGTCTGAACAGGAATACATCTATAACCTGGATGAGAGTGAAGGCCTCTGTGACCTCTTTGACATCCCCGTTCTCAATGTTTGA
- the LOC143318870 gene encoding lysosomal protective protein isoform X1: MFAASLWLCLLAVFPLGCLASYDPDEVFQLPGMTFRRTYRHWSGYLKARPGIFLHYWFVTSQRDPVKDPLVLWLNGGPGCSSLDGFLSENGPFHVNDDGATLDDNPFSWNKIANVLYIESPAGVGYSYSDDRNYATDDNQVAEDNYRALQSFFTIFPEFSQNEFYIFGESYGGIYVPTLSLRVATGTAKINFKGFAVGNGLSSFALNDQTLIYFGYYHGLFGEDLWRDLNLNCCDKESCNFYNSTSETCKTLVNVAFNIVYNSGLNEYALYLDCEGDRRYHRGYERAMSHLFKNYRKHPHTHKVSFSDKVRSPLSLGEVPPCINSTAQRNWLNRGDVRKALHIPDTLPAWDLCNDAVGEQYTTIYPTMKDAYLKLLSLGLRALVYNGDTDMACNFLGDQWFVEDLGLEATTKYQTWIHDDQIAGFWQQFGNITFLTVKGAGHMVPQWAPGPAFGMFQSFLKNDSY, encoded by the exons ATGTTCGCCGCTagtttgtggttgtgtttgcTGGCCGTGTTTCCGCTCGGTTGCCTGGCTTCTTACGACCCTGATGAGGTGTTTCAGCTGCCTGGGATGACGTTCAGACGTACATATCGGCACTGGTCGGGATACCTGAAAGCACGGCCGGGAATCTTTCTCCATTATTG GTTTGTGACTTCTCAGAGGGACCCAGTCAAAGACCCTCTGGTGCTGTGGCTGAATGGAGGTCCAGGCTGCAGCTCGCTGGATGGATTCCTGTCAGAGAACGGCCCATTTCAC GTAAACGACGATGGGGCCACACTGGATGACAACCCGTTCAGCTGGAACAAGATTGCCAATGTGCTGTATATAGAGTCTCCAGCAGGAGTGGGATATTCCTACTCTGATGACAGAAACTATGCCACCGATGATAACCAG GTTGCGGAGGATAATTACAGAGCCTTGCAGAGTTTCTTCACCATATTCCCAGAGTTCAGTCAAAATGAGTTCTACATCTTTGGGGAAAGTTATGGTGGAATTTACGTACCGACCCTCAGCCTGCGTGTCGCTACCGGAACGGCCAAAATCAACTTCAAG GGGTTTGCGGTGGGAAATGGTCTCAGCAGCTTTGCGCTCAATGACCAAACTTTGATCTACTTTGGTTACTATCACGGCCTCTTTGGAGAAGA tTTGTGGCGTGATCTCAACTTAAATTGCTGTGACAAGGAGAGCTGCAACTTCTACAACTCCACGTCAGAGACCTGCAAGACGCTG GTGAATGTGGCCTTCAATATTGTGTATAATAGTGGACTTAATGAGTATGCCCTGTACTTGGATTGTGAGGGTGACAGAAGATACCACAGAGGCTACGAGAGAGCCATGAGTCACCTGTTCAAGAACTACAGgaaacacccacacacccacaagGTGAGT TTTTCAGATAAGGTGCGCTCTCCGCTGTCTCTGGGTGAAGTCCCTCCCTGCATCAACAGCACAGCTCAGAGGAACTGGCTGAACAGAGGCGACGTGAGGAAAGCTCTACACATTCCAGACACACTGCCAGCGTGGGACCTGTGCAA TGATGCCGTTGGAGAGCAATACACCACCATATACCCAACGATGAAGGACGCGtacctgaagctgctgtctctgGGCCTGCGGGCGCTGGTCTACAACGGAGACACTGACATGGCCTGCAACTTCCTGGGAGACCAGTGGTTTGTGGAAGACCTTGGCCTGGAG GCGACCACAAAGTACCAAACCTGGATTCACGACGACCAGATTGCTGGTTTCTGGCAGCAGTTTGGAAACATCACTTTCCTGACAGTCAAG gGTGCAGGTCACATGGTTCCACAGTGGGCTCCAGGTCCAGCATTTGGCATGTTCCAGTCTTTCCTAAAAAATGACTCCTACTAG
- the LOC143318870 gene encoding lysosomal protective protein isoform X2, producing MFAASLWLCLLAVFPLGCLASYDPDEVFQLPGMTFRRTYRHWSGYLKARPGIFLHYWFVTSQRDPVKDPLVLWLNGGPGCSSLDGFLSENGPFHVNDDGATLDDNPFSWNKIANVLYIESPAGVGYSYSDDRNYATDDNQVAEDNYRALQSFFTIFPEFSQNEFYIFGESYGGIYVPTLSLRVATGTAKINFKGFAVGNGLSSFALNDQTLIYFGYYHGLFGEDLWRDLNLNCCDKESCNFYNSTSETCKTLVNVAFNIVYNSGLNEYALYLDCEGDRRYHRGYERAMSHLFKNYRKHPHTHKFSDKVRSPLSLGEVPPCINSTAQRNWLNRGDVRKALHIPDTLPAWDLCNDAVGEQYTTIYPTMKDAYLKLLSLGLRALVYNGDTDMACNFLGDQWFVEDLGLEATTKYQTWIHDDQIAGFWQQFGNITFLTVKGAGHMVPQWAPGPAFGMFQSFLKNDSY from the exons ATGTTCGCCGCTagtttgtggttgtgtttgcTGGCCGTGTTTCCGCTCGGTTGCCTGGCTTCTTACGACCCTGATGAGGTGTTTCAGCTGCCTGGGATGACGTTCAGACGTACATATCGGCACTGGTCGGGATACCTGAAAGCACGGCCGGGAATCTTTCTCCATTATTG GTTTGTGACTTCTCAGAGGGACCCAGTCAAAGACCCTCTGGTGCTGTGGCTGAATGGAGGTCCAGGCTGCAGCTCGCTGGATGGATTCCTGTCAGAGAACGGCCCATTTCAC GTAAACGACGATGGGGCCACACTGGATGACAACCCGTTCAGCTGGAACAAGATTGCCAATGTGCTGTATATAGAGTCTCCAGCAGGAGTGGGATATTCCTACTCTGATGACAGAAACTATGCCACCGATGATAACCAG GTTGCGGAGGATAATTACAGAGCCTTGCAGAGTTTCTTCACCATATTCCCAGAGTTCAGTCAAAATGAGTTCTACATCTTTGGGGAAAGTTATGGTGGAATTTACGTACCGACCCTCAGCCTGCGTGTCGCTACCGGAACGGCCAAAATCAACTTCAAG GGGTTTGCGGTGGGAAATGGTCTCAGCAGCTTTGCGCTCAATGACCAAACTTTGATCTACTTTGGTTACTATCACGGCCTCTTTGGAGAAGA tTTGTGGCGTGATCTCAACTTAAATTGCTGTGACAAGGAGAGCTGCAACTTCTACAACTCCACGTCAGAGACCTGCAAGACGCTG GTGAATGTGGCCTTCAATATTGTGTATAATAGTGGACTTAATGAGTATGCCCTGTACTTGGATTGTGAGGGTGACAGAAGATACCACAGAGGCTACGAGAGAGCCATGAGTCACCTGTTCAAGAACTACAGgaaacacccacacacccacaag TTTTCAGATAAGGTGCGCTCTCCGCTGTCTCTGGGTGAAGTCCCTCCCTGCATCAACAGCACAGCTCAGAGGAACTGGCTGAACAGAGGCGACGTGAGGAAAGCTCTACACATTCCAGACACACTGCCAGCGTGGGACCTGTGCAA TGATGCCGTTGGAGAGCAATACACCACCATATACCCAACGATGAAGGACGCGtacctgaagctgctgtctctgGGCCTGCGGGCGCTGGTCTACAACGGAGACACTGACATGGCCTGCAACTTCCTGGGAGACCAGTGGTTTGTGGAAGACCTTGGCCTGGAG GCGACCACAAAGTACCAAACCTGGATTCACGACGACCAGATTGCTGGTTTCTGGCAGCAGTTTGGAAACATCACTTTCCTGACAGTCAAG gGTGCAGGTCACATGGTTCCACAGTGGGCTCCAGGTCCAGCATTTGGCATGTTCCAGTCTTTCCTAAAAAATGACTCCTACTAG
- the slc38a7 gene encoding sodium-coupled neutral amino acid transporter 7 — translation MAINTDVEDWGRVGSNDSGERAWLLQSPSVDSDRHLETDRRRSGGVSSLGAVFIVVNAALGAGLLNFPAAFNMAGGVTAGVMLQMFMLIFIISGLVILGYCCQVSNESTYQEVVRATCGKVTGVICEVAIAVYTFGTCIAFFIVIGDQLDRLIGAVARETDGTVRDHWYTDRKFTIIVTAVLVILPLSIPKEIGFQKYASALSVMGTWYVTIVVIIKYIWPDKEVIPGYVPTSSSSWTAVFNAMPTICFGFQCHVSCVPVFDSMSRREIKPWGFVVTLSMIICLFVYTGTGVCGFLTFGSNVSQDVLMSYPLDDVAVAIARAFIVICVITSYPILHFCGRAVVEGLWLRFQGEQVEVCVRREQRRRILQTLVWFVVTLVLALFIPDIGRVISLIGGLAACFIFVFPGLCLMQVKLSETDNRSVSWHGLVVFGVVMVTIGAFIFGLTTTNSIYQDVVS, via the exons ATGGCTATTAACACTGATGTTGAGGACTGGGGCAGAGTTGGGAGCAATGACTCTGGAGAAAGGGCGTGGCTCTTGCAGAGCCCCAGTGTGGATTCCGACCGGCATCTTGAGacggacaggaggaggagcgggggcGTTTCGTCTTTGGGAGCGGTCTTCATCGTTGTGAACGCAGCACTGGGAGCAGGTCTACTCAATTTCCCTGCAGCCTTCAATATGGCAGGAGGAGTAACTGCAGGAGTGATGCTTCAAATG ttCATGCTGATCTTCATCATCAGTGGACTGGTGATCCTGGGCTACTGCTGCCAG GTCAGTAACGAAAGCACCTATCAGGAGGTTGTTCGAGCCACGTGTGGGAAGGTCACAGGAGTCATATGTGAAGTAGCCATAGCGGTCTACACCTTTGGGACTTGTATTGCTTTCTTTATTGTCATTGGAGACCAGCTGGATCGCT TGATAGGTGCAGTGGCTCGTGAAACAGATGGTACAGTCAGGGACCACTGGTACACTGACCGCAAATTTACCATCATTGTCACTGCAGTCCTGgttattcttcctctctctatccCCAAAGAGATTGGCTTTCAGAAGTATGCCAG cgCACTGAGTGTGATGGGAACCTGGTATGTTACCATCGTGGTCATTATAAAGTACATCTGGCCAGATAAAGAGGTGATTCCAGGCTATGTTCCCACCAG TTCTTCTTCCTGGACTGCAGTTTTCAATGCAATGCCCACCATATGCTTTGGTTTCCAG TGCCATGTCAGCTGTGTGCCAGTGTTCGACAGCATGAGCAGGAGAGAGATCAAACCTTGGGGATTTGTGGTCACTCTTAGCATGATTATCTGTCTGTTCGTTTACACAGGAACAG GTGTCTGCGGCTTCCTGACGTTCGGCTCCAACGTCAGTCAGGACGTGTTGATGTCGTACCCTCTTGATGATGTTGCTGTGGCCATCGCAAGAGCTTTTATTGTCATCTGTGTCATCACCTCCTACCCCATTTTACACTTCTGTGGCAG GGCAGTTGTAGAAGGACTTTGGCTGCGTTTCCAAGGcgagcaggtggaggtgtgtgtccgtcgtgagcagaggaggaggatcctGCAGACGCTGGTGTGGTTTGTTGTCACCCTCGTCCTCGCCCTCTTCATCCCAGATATTGGTCGGGTGATCTCACTGATCGGAGGATTGGCAGCTTGCTTTATCTTTGTATTCCCAG gtttgtgtttgatgcAAGTCAAGCtgtcagagacagacaaccGATCTGTGAG CTGGCACGGATTGGTGGTCTTCGGTGTCGTCATGGTTACGATCGGAGCGTTCATCTTCGGTCTCACCACGACCAACTCCATCTATCAAGACGTCGTCAGCTAA